From the genome of Bartonella sp. M0283:
CGTACATGGGATTCTCGTTGGTATGCCGATACCGGTGAATATGGTCGTTTGTTGCATGAGGATTTGAAAATCCGCAAATATGTGATGAATGAATTGAAACAGGCAGCTATATCGGAAGTCGTTATTGAGCGTCCGCATAAAAAATGCCGTGTTACCATTCATTCGGCCCGTCCTGGTCTTATCATTGGTAAGAAGGGTGCCGATATCGAAAAGTTGCGTCGTAAACTGTCTGAAATGACACATGCCGACACTGCTTTGAATATCATTGAAGTCCGCAAGCCGGAAATCGACGCCGAGTTGATTGCCCAGTCAATTGCCCAGCAGTTGGAACGTCGTGTGGCTTTCCGTCGCGCTATGAAGCGTGCCGTCCAGTCAGCTATGCGTCTTGGTGCTGAAGGTATTCGTATCAATTGCGCCGGTCGTCTTGGCGGTGCTGAAATTGCCCGTATGGAATGGTACCGCGAAGGCCGCGTTCCTCTTCATACCTTGCGTGCGGATATTG
Proteins encoded in this window:
- the rpsC gene encoding 30S ribosomal protein S3 — translated: MGQKINPIGLRLGINRTWDSRWYADTGEYGRLLHEDLKIRKYVMNELKQAAISEVVIERPHKKCRVTIHSARPGLIIGKKGADIEKLRRKLSEMTHADTALNIIEVRKPEIDAELIAQSIAQQLERRVAFRRAMKRAVQSAMRLGAEGIRINCAGRLGGAEIARMEWYREGRVPLHTLRADIDYGTAEANTAYGICGVKVWVFKGEILEHDPMASERRAIEGDNQGSNSNRRRENA